The bacterium genome has a window encoding:
- a CDS encoding co-chaperone GroES, with translation MIRPLNKRIAVRRFSPKDTTAGGLILPEQAKEIPVGGEVKAVGNGIDDIAVGDVVIFGKNAGQEIAVEGEAFLMLRYEDVLGIYEK, from the coding sequence ATGATCCGGCCCCTGAACAAGCGGATCGCGGTGCGCCGGTTCTCACCGAAGGACACGACGGCGGGCGGACTGATTCTGCCCGAGCAGGCCAAGGAGATCCCGGTCGGCGGCGAGGTCAAGGCCGTGGGCAACGGGATTGACGATATCGCCGTTGGCGATGTCGTGATCTTCGGCAAGAACGCGGGGCAGGAGATCGCCGTCGAGGGCGAGGCGTTCCTGATGCTGCGCTACGAGGACGTTCTCGGGATCTACGAGAAATGA